A single window of Euwallacea similis isolate ESF13 chromosome 25, ESF131.1, whole genome shotgun sequence DNA harbors:
- the LOC136416938 gene encoding piggyBac transposable element-derived protein 3-like produces the protein MSFSKYFTQKELEAALEEIVTDLQNNDESQHIDAVYIPPDVDTLTDEEDINYENNLQEFEEPTDIVGTFELHLPEYTNQSCTNQSCTLLTNEAQWDSSDDETLESKRRRLLSANERLASTVKWKKGQIEYTHAPISDEFQSREKLKNRLSGKTLLEIFFMFFDDEVIDLVLNFSVKYAQDNNRHEFLLSKNEFLNFIGILLFSGYHSLPHIQHYWSTDEDKGINLIKKCMSRNRFQFIKQNLHLSNNNLLDKNDKFAKVRPFFNAINQKNIQFGIFSHNLSIDEQMVPYFGRHTCKMFIKGKPVRFGFKLWCLCSSDGYLFYSLPYSGAQNQTHSSLGLGGDVVMSLLSVVDKPVNHQIFFDNFFSSFKLLVHLKNNGYFATGTIRENRTNKCPIENSKSFGKKVRGSYISAYESESKVSIVRWHDNSVVTVASNVYSVDPVQNVKRYSRKQRKDIYIPQPYVIAQYNEYMGGVDLHDNGIANYRCQVFGKKWWWPLFCNSLDSLVVNAWKLYNVVNEKKISQVDFKSYVALRLLKTDKTIIQRNLALPIDELRYDNKGHLIIPHTNKVRRRCRICHSHTIYICNKCNVHLHNSCFAQYHQK, from the exons atgtcgttttcgaagtattttactcaaaaagaaTTAGAAGCAGCCTTGGAGGAGATCGTGACGGATTTGCAGAATAATGATGAAAGTC aacaTATTGACGCTGTTTATATTCCACCCGACGTGGATACTTTGACCGATGAAGAAGATATAAACTATGAAAATAATCTACAAGAGTTTGAGGAACCAACTGATATAGTTGGAACTTTCGAATTGCATCTACCGGAATATACAAATCAGTCGTGTACGAATCAGTCCTGTACTTTGTTGACCAATGAAGCTCAATGGGATTCATCGGATGATGAAACTTTGGAGTCCAAAAGGAGACGTTTGCTTTCGGCAAATGAAAGGCTTGCTTCTACAGTCAAATGGAAGAAAGGTCAGATTGAATATACTCACGCACCTATATCCGATGAATTTCAATCACGcgagaaactaaaaaataggCTCTCGGGGAAAACTctccttgaaatattttttatgttttttgatgACGAAGTGATTGacttggttttaaatttttcggtAAAATATGCTCAAGACAATAACCgccatgaatttttattatcaaaaaacgaatttttaaattttataggaattttacttttttctggtTACCATTCATTACCACATATTCAACATTATTGGTCTACTGATGAAGACAAAGGAATtaatcttataaaaaaatgtatgagcCGTAATAGATTTCAATTCATAAAGCAGAACTTGCATTTATCGAACAATAATCTGTTggataaaaatgataaatttgccAAAGTTAGACccttttttaatgcaataaaccaaaaaaatatacagtttGGAATATTTTCACATAACTTATCCATAGATGAACAAATGGTACCTTACTTTGGACGCCATACctgtaaaatgtttataaaaggTAAGCCAGTTCGTTTTGGATTCAAACTTTGGTGCCTTTGTTCATCTGATGGGTACCTATTTTATTCACTTCCATATAGTGGTGCTCAAAATCAAACTCATTCTAGCCTTGGGCTTGGCGGTGACGTTGTCATGAGTTTACTTTCTGTTGTAGATAAGCCAGTGAatcaccaaattttttttgataattttttttcatcattcAAACTCTtggtacatttaaaaaataatggttaTTTCGCTACCGGTACTATCCGAGAAAATAGAACAAATAAGTGTCCAATTGAGAATTCCAAATCATTCGGTAAAAAAGTCCGCGGATCCTATATTTCAGCATATGAATCTGAATCAAAAGTTTCTATTGTGCGTTGGCATGATAATTCGGTTGTAACGGTAGCAAGTAATGTTTATAGCGTAGACCCTGTCCAAAATGTTAAACGCTATAGTAGAAAACAACGAAAAGATATATATATACCCCAACCTTATGTAATTGCCCAATACAATGAATATATGGGTGGGGTAGATTTACATGACAACGGAATTGCTAATTATAGATGCCAAgtatttgggaaaaaatggTGGTGGCCTTTATTTTGTAACTCATTGGATAGTTTAGTCGTCAACGCATGGAAACTATATAATgttgtaaatgaaaaaaaaatttctcaagtagattttaaatcttatGTGGCCCTGCGGCTTTTAAAAACagataaaacaataattcaaagaaatCTTGCTCTTCCCATAGACGAATTACGTTATGATAATAAAGGTCATCTCATAATTCCCCATACTAATAAAGTACGAAGGAGGTGTAGAATTTGCCATAGTCACACaatttatatttgtaataaGTGCAATGTACATTTACATAATTCGTGCTTTGCACAGTATCATCAAAAATGA
- the LOC136416796 gene encoding uncharacterized protein → MIGEDEVAIHQVDGMKVGNLRKMVEVVLEGKKTKVTIYIKKQKENENKKEETREKRKTYALIVDRQPGIQLGENIDRIKNSIKEEEGNKEIRGLRTTRDGKILITMGRQEDSAREIKKRIQDGTVTRVRLVGPNTKRVAIHLRGMDATTNRAEVQQAVMERIPDMKESEFTVGELRSNRGDTQAVTVMLEERRVEELMKDPRIRIGYVVCRMERRLEVGRCYRCWGLEHEAKDCRGEDKTGCCFACGERGHRRRECKGEERCCNCGKTGHRTGSGGCEVFRKALAKARELERGSRRRSEAASRPREREGA, encoded by the coding sequence ATGATAGGGGAAGACGAAGTGGCAATTCACCAGGTAGATGGGATGAAGGTTGGGAACCTACGGAAAATGGTAGAGGTAGTGTTAGAAGGgaagaaaacaaaagtaactatttacataaaaaagcaaaaggaaaatgaaaacaaaaaggaagaaacaagagaaaaaaggaaaacgtACGCGCTGATAGTGGACAGACAACCAGGAATACAATTGGGAGAAAATATAGACAGAATCAAGAACTCAATAAAGGAGGAGGAGGGGAATAAGGAGATAAGAGGACTCAGAACAACAAGAGATGGGAAAATCTTGATAACTATGGGGAGACAGGAAGATAGTGCAAGGGAGATCAAGAAGAGAATACAGGATGGTACAGTGACGAGGGTGAGACTGGTGGGACCTAACACTAAAAGAGTGGCAATACATCTGAGAGGCATGGATGCAACAACAAATAGAGCAGAGGTGCAGCAGGCTGTGATGGAAAGGATACCGGATATGAAGGAGTCGGAATTCACGGTGGGGGAATTGCGGTCAAACAGAGGGGACACTCAAGCGGTGACGGTGATGTTGGAAGAAAGGAGAGTGGAGGAATTGATGAAAGATCCAAGGATAAGGATTGGATATGTTGTGTGTAGGATGGAAAGGAGATTGGAGGTGGGAAGATGTTACCGCTGTTGGGGACTAGAACACGAGGCCAAGGACTGCAGGGGAGAGGATAAGACGGGATGTTGTTTCGCCTGTGGGGAGAGAGGCCATAGGAGAAGAGAATGCAAAGGAGAGGAAAGATGCTGCAACTGTGGAAAAACTGGACACAGGACAGGATCTGGAGGGTGTGAGGTGTTCAGGAAAGCCTTGGCAAAAGCCCGGGAACTGGAGAGAGGGAGCAGGAGGAGGAGTGAGGCAGCGTCTCGCCCCAGGGAAAGAGAAGGGGCGTAG